One stretch of Podospora bellae-mahoneyi strain CBS 112042 chromosome 2, whole genome shotgun sequence DNA includes these proteins:
- the RTS1 gene encoding serine/threonine-protein phosphatase 2A 56 kDa regulatory subunit delta isoform (BUSCO:EOG09261T98; EggNog:ENOG503NTWN; COG:T): protein MKRFSQRVLSRGRDRDSSKSSKKNKDSKDGTASPNSKDANQSPNLTPSSSTSTLNKPLPPNSAVHDDHGNATLNAQVGAGQNAGGPDRFGSLGGQTAGANGGSTPVRHGTLPPTVIISPSAPHVPPPGAAETMPHDLAPPKAGQKSLMFDRLHQTPKDVLEGPKTPRRQHSSRFDISAHRELEKLPGFHEVPPGRREDLFMKKIDQCNVIFDFNDASADMKSKEIKRLALHELLDYVANNRQVITEPMYPVVVGMFAKNLFRPIPPPMNPQGEAFDPEEDEPVLEVAWPHIQVVYEFFLRFIESQDFNTNIAKAYIDHSFVLQLLELFDSEDPRERDFLKTTLHRIYGKFLNLRSFIRRSINNVFFQFTYETERFNGIAELLEILGSIINGFALPLKEEHKLFLTRVLIPLHKVKSLSMYHPQLAYCIVQFLEKDASLTEEVVLGLLRYWPKVNSTKEVMFLNEVEDIFEVMDPAEFAKVQEPLFHQLAKSVASPHFQVAERALYFWNNEYFCNLVSDNVEIILPIMFAPLYENSKGHWNRTIHGMVYNAMKLFMEINPQLFDDCSHEYTEQQNSASAREALRERKWAAIAEQANRRKSLNGTSSAAGGPPTRTAVAQMPALNEVDATEDNQMRLDSLNLQDGDRRDRRPTHERQNSAGSGRGQR, encoded by the exons ATGAAGCGTTTCAGCCAGAGAGTC CTCTCACGAGGTCGGGACAGGGACTCAAGCAAGTCCTCCAAGAAGAATAAGGATTCGAAGGACGGAACGGCTTCGCCGAACTCCAAGGACGCCAACCAGTCGCCAAATCTGACCCCGTCCAGTTCTACATCGACTTTGAACAAGCCTCTGCCGCCCAACAGCGCTGTTCATGATGATCATGGAAATGCCACCCTGAACGCTCAGGTTGGCGCCGGACAGAACGCCGGTGGCCCGGATCGTTTTGGTAGCCTGGGAGGTCAGACAGCGGGGGCAAATGGAGGCAGCACACCCGTTAGACACGGCACTCTCCCGCCtaccgtcatcatcagcccAAGTGCTCCG CACGTCCCCCCGCCTGGTGCCGCCGAAACCATGCCCCACGACCTCGCCCCTCCGAAAGCCGGCCAAAAGTCCCTGATGTTTGACCGACTGCATCAAACCCCCAAGGATGTCCTCGAGGGCCCCAAGACGCCGAGACGGCAACATTCGTCACGATTTGACATCTCTGCTCATCgcgagctcgagaagctcccCGGCTTTCACGAGGTTCCCCCTGGACGCCGCGAGGATCTGTTCATGAAGAAGATTGATCAATGCAACGTCATCTTCGATTTCAACGATGCCAGTGCCGACATGAAGTccaaggagatcaagaggcTGGCGCTTCATGAGCTTTTGGACTATGTGGCCAACAACCGTCAGGTTATCACAGAACCCATGTATCCAGTCGTGGTTGGCATGTTTGCCAAAAACCTGTTCCGCCCCATCCCGCCTCCCATGAACCCTCAGGGCGAGGCCTTCGATCCCGAAGAGGACGAGCCTGTGTTGGAGGTTGCCTGGCCGCATATTCAGGTCGTGTACGAGTTCTTTCTCCGGTTCATTGAGAGCCAGGATTTCAACACAAACATCGCCAAGGCATACATTGATCACAGCTTTgtgctccagcttctcgagtTGTTTGATTCTGAGGACCCTAGGGAGCGCGACTTTTTGAAGACCACCCTCCACCGTATCTACGGCAAATTCCTCAACCTCCGATCCTTTATTCGCCGCTCGATCAACAATGTGTTTTTCCAATTCACCTACGAGACGGAGCGCTTTAACGGCATCGCGGAGTTGTTGGAAATTCTCGGTTCCATCATCAACGGTTTTGCTCTGCCCTTGAAGGAGGAGCACAAGCTGTTCCTTACCAGGGTGCTGATTCCCCTCCACAAAGTCAAGAGCCTGAGCATGTACCACCCTCAACTTGCGTACTGCATTGTTCAGTTCCTCGAGAAGGATGCCTCCCTGACAGAAGAGGTGGTTCTCGGTTTGTTGCGTTACTGGCCCAAAGTCAACAGTACCAAAGAGGTTATGTTCCTCAATGAGGTTGAAGACATTTTCGAGGTCATGGACCCAGCCGAATTCGCCAAGGTTCAGGAGCCTCTCTTCCACCAGCTCGCCAAATCGGTTGCCAGCCCCCACTTCCAGGTCGCTGAAAGGGCTCTTTACTTCTGGAACAACGAGTACTTCTGCAACTTGGTCAGCGACAACGTCGAGATCATTCTCCCTATCATGTTTGCCCCTCTGTATGAGAACTCCAAGGGCCATTGGAATAG GACGATCCATGGCATGGTGTACAATGCTATGAAGCTATTTATGGAGATCAACCCCCAGCTGTTTGACGACTGCTCACATGAATACACAGAGCAGCAGAACAGCGCATCCGCGAGGGAAGCTCTTCGCGAGAGAAAGTGGGCTGCCATCGCAGAGCAAGCCAACCGGCGGAAATCTCTCAATGGAACGAGCTCGGCTGCTGGGGGCCCACCAACCCGGACCGCCGTAGCCCAAATGCCCGCTTTGAACGAAGTGGACGCAACTGAGGACAACCAGATGAGGCTGGATTCACTCAACCTCCAGGACGGTGACCGGAGAGACCGTCGGCCCACGCACGAGAGACAGAACTCGGCGGGCTCTGGCAGGGGGCAGCGGTGA
- the TFC1 gene encoding tau 95 subunit of transcription factor TFIIIC (EggNog:ENOG503NXDR; BUSCO:EOG09263GSR; COG:K): MDPETQKDEEQAPIYTIPSRRLGALEHPMIIKNLDKGIKTLGQNNAFQAILDSASPQISVPLYLRPDNPTARPLTSHNALTHNVVLKVTVPKRTGRKRKRGTDDPWEGEVLPPSDSSEVLSRDRLDHPAIIRRKLQDNPTTYTVTPVGIINNTHRYRGLADFQYSLSHSKFMNKFVSNVLPGDINKLKNFSLAPGIEIGKDIDLIPPPYFTPMSLPFSYGYNQNPHTKELASGGSKLVPDGVDDNSDEDDEYARVVNVTARGPAAGYFIAQDEYPVPTAPKKQPDMTDPQIAAIINEMCAAMEERPIWTRRSMWNRLGAKFAELPKNGGLVRHCLQFAGYQFKGGPWRDALVKYGLDPRSDPKYRVYQTLIFKLHKTRIGSVGRSWQAVRRNEISVTNFGRYWRELGVGNGAPRMGGRVDEALLRTHVFDGESFSTDGKVWQVIDITDPLLKSLFEGAEVRQVCDNEVSGFYHRVLWSVAKAIMKTKMLAVRFNRELRDEDFSAALEAVRGPENGGDGGGGRSIGISLPDLNLSPEECEQLRGHKMRPGVKQGTKRDRWAEKKKKTHYRVRIPLKDVEEKEARKMIWLLTRHEKKSEDEGGVIDPALAGVGVEVVGGKESSASTADKEIQKVAEKPDGVMPSIEGAGEEEEDDDEDGVLQDILDDMEEDEEGSSTSDSEEEENEGEEEEESLDSEEDLEEDEEEDEEEEVEEFDSQQVDQNRGMAIPTSKKTVTFEDGLGVVQEEFDYDEMEEEVDYDEQEEGYGDGEEFGGYDEDEEGYYDDDEDGYPEDEYYDEGGVDRADEPQH; encoded by the exons ATGGATCCAGAAACCCAGAAAGATGAAGAGCAGGCGCCCATATACACCATTCCTTCAAGGCGACTCGGTGCTCTTGAGCACCCAATGATCATAAAAAATCTCGACAAAGGCATCAAGACCTTGGGTCAGAACAATGCTTTCCAAGCC ATTCTCGACTCGGCCAGTCCCCAAATCTCTGTGCCTCTCTACCTCAGACCAGATAATCCCACCGCCCGCCCTCTCACCTCCCACAACGCCCTCACCCACAATGTCGTCCTCAAGGTCACAGTCCCTAAGCGAACAGGTCGCAAGCGCAAAAGAGGAACCGACGATCCCTGGGAAGGTGAAGTCCTCCCTCCATCCGACTCGTCAGAGGTCCTCTCCCGCGATCGACTGGACCACCCAGCCATCATCCGCCGCAAACTGCAAGATAATCCCACGACCTACACCGTCACCCCAGTCGGCAtaatcaacaacacccaccgCTATCGCGGCCTCGCCGACTTTCAGTActccctctctcactctAAGTTCATGAACAAGTTCGTCTCCAACGTCTTGCCGGGTGACATCAACAAACTCAAGAACTTCTCTTTGGCTCCCGGGATTGAAATAGGCAAAGACATCGATTTGATCCCACCCCCTTATTTCACCCCAATGTCGCTGCCTTTTAGTTATGGGtacaaccaaaacccccacACAAAGGAACTCGCCTCTGGTGGCTCGAAACTCGTCCCAGACGGGGTAGACGACAACtctgacgaggacgatgaatACGCCCGTGTGGTCAACGTCACAGCCCGCGGCCCAGCAGCGGGTTACTTCATCGCCCAGGATGAATACCCTGTGCCCACGGCACCCAAAAAACAACCCGATATGACGGACCCCCAAATCGCCGCGATTATTAATGAAATGTGTGCTGCCATGGAGGAGAGACCAATCTGGACACGCAGGTCGATGTGGAATCGGCTTGGTGCCAAATTCGCGGAACTACCCAAGAATGGCGGGCTGGTGAGGCATTGTCTGCAGTTTGCGGGGTATCAGTTCAAGGGGGGCCCGTGGAGGGATGCGCTGGTGAAGTACGGCTTGGATCCGAGATCTGACCCCAAGTATAGGGTGTATCAGACTTTGATATTCAAGCTGCACAAGACGAGAATTGGGAGCGTGGGACGGAGCTGGcaggcggtgaggaggaatgAGATTTCGGTGACGAATTTTGGGAGGTACtggagggagttgggggtgggcAATGGGGCTCCgaggatgggtgggagggtggatgaggcgTTGTTGAGGACGCATGTGTTTGACGGGGAGAGTTTCAGCACGGATGGGAAGGTGTGGCAGGTGATTGATATTACTGACCCGCTGCTGAAGAGCTTGTTTGAGGGGGCCGAGGTGAGGCAGGTTTGTGATAATGAGGTTAGTGGCTTCTATCACCGGGTTTTGTGGTCGGTGGCGAAGGCGATTATGAAGACGAAGATGTTGGCGGTGAGGTTCAACCGGGAGTTGAGGGATGAGGACTTTTcggcggcgttggaggcGGTTAGGGGCCCTGAAAAcggcggcgatgggggtgggggtaGGAGTATTGGGATCAGTTTGCCGGATTTGAACCTGAGCCCGGAGGAGTGTGAGCAGTTGAGGGGGCACAAGATGAGGCCGGGGGTGAAGCAGGGGACGAAGAGGGATCGgtgggcggagaagaagaagaagacgcatTATCGGGTGAGGATCCCGTtgaaggatgtggaggagaaggaggcgaggaagatgattTGGTTGTTGACTAGGCATGAGAAGAAATCGGAGGACGAAGGGGGGGTTATTGACCCCGCTttggctggggttggggtcgaggttgtgggGGGTAAGGAGAGTTCTGCTTCCACGGCTGACAAGGAGATACAAAAAGTTGCAGAGAAACCAGACGGTGTTATGCCGAGCATCGAGGGCGctggcgaagaggaagaagatgatgatgaagacggtgTACTCCAAgacatcctcgacgacatggaagaagacgaggaaggcAGTAGCACCAGTGAcagtgaagaggaagaaaacgaaggcgaagaagaagaagagagtCTTGACTCGGAGGAAGActtggaagaggatgaagaagaagacgaggaagaagaggtcgagGAATTCGACAGTCAACAGGTGGATCAGAACCGCGGTATGGCTATACCCACCAGCAAAAAGACTGTCACTTTTGAAGACGGACTTGGTGTGGTACAAGAGGAATTTGACTatgatgagatggaggaagaggttgattACGATgaacaggaggagggctaCGGGGATGGCGAAGAGTTCGGGGGttatgatgaggatgaggaagggtactatgatgatgacgaagatgGGTATCCAGAGGACGAGTACTATGATGAGGGCGGGGTGGATCGTGCTGATGAACCACAGCACTGA
- the RPL43_1 gene encoding 60S ribosomal protein L43 (EggNog:ENOG503P404; COG:J) — MSKRTKKVGIAGKYGARYGASLRKQLKRIETSQHARYLCPSCGKNAIKRVSTGIWKCNRCNKTVTGGAYLLSTPAATTTRSTLRRLRDLKEGKV, encoded by the exons ATGTCCAAGCGCACAAAGA AAGTCGGGATTGCCGGCAAGTATGGTGCCCGATACGGCGCCTCACTCCGAAAGCAGCTCAAGCGCATTGAAACTTCTCAACATGCCCGCTACCTCTG CCCCTCCTGTGGCAAAAACGCAATCAAGCGGGTTTCCACCGGTATCTGGAAATGCAATAGGTGCAATAAGACTGTGACTGGAGGCGCCTACCTTCTCTC GACACCTGCTGCAACAACGACTCGTTCAACGCTTCGTCGGCTCCGCGACCTCAAGGAAGGAAAGGTTTGA
- a CDS encoding hypothetical protein (EggNog:ENOG503P77B; COG:S) has protein sequence MPSRSQSNQRFASRPDPPLIVYIISHLPPPRAVLFLPSSNNSSRQSITTLYKQLSHSNKQLSPPTTIKMETIKNAGNYVADKVNAATSEASKTTNKEVAKDSNASAGTRLDAAGNAISDKFDEKKHEASAETNKQKATH, from the exons ATGCCTTCCAGGAGTCAGTCAAACCAGAGATTTGCAAGCAGGCCAGACCCCCCATTGATTGTCTATATAATctcccatcttccacctcccagagctgttctttttcttccatcatcaaacaactCTAGCAGACAATCAATCACTACACTCTACAAACAACTTTCACACTCAAACAAACAACTTTCACCACCTACAACTATCAAAATGGAGACCATCAAGAACGCCGGCAACTACGTCGCTGACAAGGTCAACGCTGCCACCTCTGAGGCTTCCAAGACGACCAACAAGGAGGTCGCCAAGGACTCCAATGCTAGCGCCGGCACTCG TCTCGACGCTGCTGGCAATGCCATCTCCGACAAGTTTGACGAGAAGAAGCACGAGGCCTCCGCTGAGACCAACAAGCAGAAGGCTACCCACTAA
- a CDS encoding hypothetical protein (COG:I; EggNog:ENOG503P0KJ) yields the protein MDFSTHSSPSGAESLTFIEMIDQTTIISLLSTLAILFAALVISKLVLDKHTPGRLRFLFVWHAFDALIHFILEGSFVWHCLFSSTSVREVKGDYFPTPYYYLGQDQKGRVWGSQAAVGQEGYLGAMAQLWMVYAKADRRWAGVDLATLSIEIITVVFGGVMAVLVCWDLARKNVARGNLAMIILATAELYGGYMTFMPEWLSGSANLDTSNFMYKWIFLAFFNGLWVVIPLYAIYVAGADIYDAIWVRSIVEEQKKDE from the exons ATGGACTTCTCGACACACTCGTCGCCCTCGGGCGCCGAGTCCCTTACCTTTATAGAAATGATCGACCAGACGACCATCATCTCGCTGCTCTCGACACTCGCGATCCTGTTCGCGGCGCTGGTGATTTCGAAGCTGGTGTTGGACAAGCACACTCCGGGGAGGCTGAGGTTCCTGTTTGTCTGGCATGCGTTTGACGCGCTGATCCACTTCATACTGGAGGGGAGTTTTGTGTGGCACTGCCTGTTCAGCAGCACgtcggtgagggaggtgaagggggatTACTTCCCGACGCCGTATTATTATTTGGGGCAGGACCAAAAGGGACGGGTTTGGGGCTCGCAGGCGGCTGTAGGGCAGGAGGGGTATTTGGGTGCTATGGCGCAGTTGTGGATGGTGTATGCCAAGGCTGATCGGAGGTGGGCGGGGGTTGATTTGGCGACATTGAGTATTGAGATTATTAcggttgtttttgggggtgtgatggcggtgttggtttgttgggatttggcgaggaagaatgTGGCTAGGGGGAACTTGGCTA TGATCATTCTTGCGACGGCCGAGTTGTATGGTGGGTATATGACTTTTATGCCGGAATGGTTGAGCGGGAGCGCCAACTTGGATACGAGCAACTTTATGTACAAGTGGATTTTCTTGGCCTTTTTCAAT GGCCTTTGGGTGGTTATCCCTCTGTATGCCATCTACGTGGCTGGAGCGGACATTTACGACGCTATCTGGGTCAGGTCTATTGttgaggagcagaagaaaGACGAGTAA
- a CDS encoding hypothetical protein (EggNog:ENOG503NYZU), which yields MSPLALVDEVIASWLQSRDDTGTMPQNNFNRTGTNTFQTARNQTTTQQMFFNELRFAAARSIRTSTIILASFNIIASFATAVGILVDSYFRERRNNRSYRFKRNGFNFVPEGEIYPLILSIGIFIQSLVFAGAQSTGLDGLFGTGCTMMALVMLPAVFLAPFIQLVFGVELTLRALRKELFAPRGKWNVSICSALVGLFTLAMFLVADFDQSPNFCLTSLFWFVAHYSTACFGLLTAIASVLIICTAVIFVKLHSSIQIEVTARVAASRMVYYLALGAISICFMLPYFYVLTFLNRRGQNNNSLNLSMVAAVVANISGLMNGGLYLFLKSNTISTIGPRDKIGEYENRRARYKIERRYTMDYADSEYGFDEDFKKYKTAADLRRMDSEQTLTAYEKEEMVDAKSMRSVRPPSTIYGRRGPASIRSFRSNRLMSAASNVFMPKAPERARVSNVAGGHMRKRSNYSLFPNKNSGAKSSLTFLPATTYSPNNNDHLKPPPSMGNLAAFRHRRDSSLISSATVQIGLRFSSVDDIPPVAQTVVTVQDPHVYNLECPNVVKELQAKGINVQLKRPVGLDSGASTPTGSMKEGSPTSPGRSPVKDAKMKTLPPVPRPMIDTQSVTPAPPSQEITLSPSIYSPQSPSKAKLVPPAKPATNPRSPPMVPPPRRTGETTPPPVADGKNAWI from the exons ATGTCGCCACTCGCGTTGGTAGATGAGGTGATTGCCTCGTGGTTGCAGTCGCGGGACGACACGGGGACGATGCCGCAGAACAACTTCAACAGGACAGGAACCAACACCTTCCAGACGGCTCGGaaccaaaccaccacacagCAGATGTTCTTCAACGAACTACGATTCGCCGCTGCCAGATCCATTCGAACATCGACCATCATTTTAGCttcttttaatattattgCTTCTTTTGCGACCGCCGTGGGGATCCTGGTTGATTCGTATTTCAGGGAAAGGCGGAACAACAGGTCATACAGGTTCAAGCGGAATGGCTTCAACTTTGTGCCCGAAGGCGAGATCTATCCGCTCATTTTATCAATTGGAATTTTCATTCAAAGCTTGGTCTTTGCCGGCGCTCAGTCGACTGGCCTCGACGGACTTTTTGGCACGGGATGCACTATGATGGCATTGGTCATGTTGCCTG CTGTGTTCCTGGCGCCTTTTATTCAGCTTGTCTTTGGTGTTGAGTTGACGTTGAGGGCACTTCGAAAGGAGTTGTTTGCCCCACGGGGGAAATGGAATGTGTCGATTTGCTCAGCACTTGTTGGGCTGTTTACACTTGCCATGTTTCTGGTTGCCGACTTTGACCAGTCTCCAAACTTTTGCTTAACCTCGCTCTTTTGGTTTGTTGCTCACTACTCAACGGCATGCTTTGGGCTTCTGACGGCCATTGCCTCGGTACTTATTATTTGTACTGCGGTGATCTTCGTCAAGCTACACAGCAGCATTCAGATCGAGGTGACAGCTCGCGTGGCGGCTTCGAGGATGGTTTATTACCTGGCATTGGGAGCCATCTCGATT TGTTTCATGTTGCCATATTTCTACGTTTTGACCTTTCTGAACCGGCGAGGCCAGAACAACAATTCTCTCAATCTTTCAATGGTtgctgcggtggtggcaaaCATATCCGGACTCATGAATGGCGGGCTTTATCTGTTCTTGAAGTCAAATACCATTTCGACCATTGGACCTAGGGACAAAATCGGCGAGTACGAGAATCGCAGGGCCAGATACAAGATTGAGCGGCGCTATACCATGGACTACGCAGACTCAGAATACGGATTCGATGAGGATTTCAAAAAATACAAGACGGCCGCTGATCTTCGCAGGATGGATAGCGAACAGACTCTGACGGCCTACGAGAaagaggagatggtggatgCTAAGAGCATGCGCAGCGTGAGGCCACCTTCCACCATCTACGGTCGACGAGGCCCTGCGTCCATTCGCTCCTTCCGCTCCAACAGATTGATGTCTGCGGCATCCAACGTGTTCATGCCGAAAGCGCCAGAACGAGCCCGTGTTTCGAACGTAGCCGGTGGGCACATGAGAAAGCGCTCCAACTACTCATTATTTCCTAACAAGAACTCCGGCGCCAAGTCGTCACTTACCTTCCTTCCTGCCACCACATActcacccaacaacaacgaccacctcaaaccaccaccctcgatgGGTAACCTTGCCGCCTTCCGCCACCGCAGAGACTCGTCTCTTATCTCATCAGCGACGGTTCAGATCGGACTCAGATTCTCCTCTGTCGACGATATCCCACCAGTAGCCCAAACAGTCGTCACAGTTCAGGACCCTCATGTGTACAACTTGGAGTGCCCCAACGTGGTCAAGGAGCTTCAAGCCAAGGGCATCAATGTTCAGCTCAAGCGTCCCGTGGGCTTGGACTCGGGAGCCTCGACACCAACCGGCTCGATGAAAGAAGGGTCTCCTACAAGTCCGGGCCGAAGTCCAGTCAAGGATgcgaagatgaagacgcTACCGCCTGTGCCGAGACCCATGATTGACACCCAGTCTGTaacaccggcaccaccatctcagGAGATCACCCTGAGCCCCAGTATCTACAGCCCACAAAGCCCCAGCAAGGCCAAACTCGTCCCTCCAGCTAAGCCGGCTACCAACCCACGGAGTCCCCCCAtggtaccaccaccacgacgaACAGGCGAGACGACACCACCTCCTGTGGCGGATGGAAAGAATGCCTGGATATAG